From one Triticum urartu cultivar G1812 chromosome 3, Tu2.1, whole genome shotgun sequence genomic stretch:
- the LOC125548674 gene encoding peroxidase 2-like, with product MATKLAALIVLAAFLAGPAASEGASICFNGWLRLPTYDPVLCRPAPDVQTRQRRPAPSGSGLTSGYYNTRCPSAEKIVTDAVKKAVDANPGIGAGLIRLFFHDCFVRGCDGSVLLNTTNSKNSDTEREGPPNQNSLRGFEVIDEAKAAIEATCPDTVSCADIVAYAARDASYFLSDRKINIQMPGGRYDGRESFSNETDQLPGPFSNLTALQGSFAAKGLTSDDMVTLSGAHTIGRARCSFFSTRFSEMEPTLAAKLRAQCSNDNNNVNQDDVTPDVLDKQYYQNVVDKKVLFTSDAVLNSTETITQVTENANMAGAWERKFEKAMETMGKIGVKTIGNQQGAEIRKVCWRVNN from the exons ATGGCGACTAAGCTCGCAGCGCTCATCGTCTTGGCCGCGTTCCTCGCCGGGCCGGCGGCGTCCGAGGGCGCCAGCATTTGCTTCAACGGCTGGCTGAGGCTACCCACCTACGACCCGGTGCTCTGTCGCCCCGCGCCGGACGTTCAGACGCGGCAGAGGAGACCTGCTCCCTCGGGGTCAGGGCTCACCTCCGGCTATTACAACACCAGGTGCCCTAGCGCGGAGAAGATCGTCACGGATGCCGTGAAGAAGGCCGTGGATGCGAACCCTGGCATTGGTGCGGGGCTCATCCGTCTCTTCTTCCACGACTGCTTCGTTCGG GGCTGCGATGGTTCTGTCCTCCTCAACACGACCAACTCCAAGAACAGCGACACGGAGAGGGAAGGCCCTCCCAACCAGAACAGCCTCCGAGGGTTCGAGGTGATTGACGAGGCCAAGGCGGCGATCGAGGCCACCTGCCCCGACACAGTCTCATGTGCCGACATCGTTGCCTACGCCGCCCGCGACGCGTCCTACTTCCTCAGCGACCGCAAGATCAACATCCAAATGCCGGGCGGCCGCTACGACGGCCGCGAGTCCTTCTCCAACGAGACCGACCAGTTGCCCGGGCCCTTCTCCAACCTTACGGCTCTCCAGGGGAGTTTCGCGGCCAAGGGACTCACTTCCGACGATATGGTCACGCTCTCCGGCGCGCACACCATCGGTCGCGCCCGCTGCTCGTTCTTCTCCACCCGCTTCTCTGAGATGGAACCGACATTAGCCGCCAAGCTCAGGGCCCAGTGCAGCAACGACAACAACAACGTGAACCAAGACGATGTGACCCCCGACGTCCTGGATAAGCAGTACTACCAGAACGTGGTCGACAAGAAAGTGTTGTTCACCTCGGACGCCGTGCTCAACTCGACGGAAACAATAACGCAGGTGACAGAAAACGCAAACATGGCCGGGGCGTGGGAGAGGAAGTTCGAGAAAGCCATGGAGACTATGGGAAAAATCGGGGTCAAGACCATAGGCAACCAGCAAGGCGCAGAGATCAGGAAGGTATGCTGGAGAGTCAACAACTAA